The DNA segment AAACGCTCCAAGAACCTGCTGGAGCGCGAAAAGCACCAAAGCTACGATGAGGAATTTCCATGGCCTGAGGAACCGCTGATTGCGCGAGGCCTGAAACAAGGAGACTGCGATCATGCCGGCAACAACAGAAAGCAGGAGATTTGCAATTTTCAGGACGCCTTCAAGCTGCTCAACCATTACACACCTCTTTTTGCCATGGCTTTTGGCGGGAGAGTATAAAAAGGTTGCGATGAGGTGATGTAAACTTGTTAACTTCTCGCTCTGGCTTTTTGCAGGGGCTTATCAGGGATGCCGCCGAGTTCGCTTCCAGTTTCCTTTGTTCATATCGACATTCCCCGGGTTGGACGACCCCCTTGTCGATGCGCTTCTTTTTTGCTGCAAAGCTCACAAAAAGGCGGCACCCTTCCCCCTGCAAAAAGCCTTGAGGCACTTGGAAACTTTACCTGATGCAAAAGATTTAAATAGCGGATTTCCCAAAAGAAGAAGCATGCTGAAGCATAAGTATGAGGGAAAAGATCAGGTTGTTGTTGCCAATTGGAGGCTGAAATACAAGGATTACCACCATCTGAAGAATCTCTACACCACAATGCACGAATGGCTTGTCGAGGAAGGATGGGCTTCAAGAAGCGACCCGGATTTTCCTGAGGATTACTTTGTGATGCGCGAAAAGCCCCATGAAGGGGGGAATGAGGTGTGGTGGACTGTCAAGAAGACTCCGGTTGACAAGGGAGGGCAAAACTCCTATTACCAGTGGGTCATGGATATCAATGTTCATGTCATCCTGCTGAAGGATGTAGAGGTTATCCACGAAGGCCAGAAGTTTAAGACCAACTGGGGAGAGCCTGAGATCAAGGCTGAGGCAAGGCTTATCATGGACAAGGATGATGTATGGAAGAAGCATCCTTTGCTTAAATATTTCAATACGATCGTGCATAAGAGGATTTTGCTGGAGAAGTTTCAAGCGCAGGAGCTTGAGCTCTATAGGGAGTGCTATCGGTTCCAGGAGGCAATCAAGACCTGGCTTCAGATGAAAACATGGCTGCCTGAGCCTGAGCTTGGCAAGTTCTGGCCAGAGAAAGGCCTTGGAAGCGTGCAGTAGTACAGTTGAGGAATATCCGGCGATAGTTTTATAAACGCTCTGGGCTCTGAAGCGATCATGGGTCCGCTTACAAAAGTTCCAGCTCCTACCTTGGTCATTAAGTATGAAGGGATATTTGATTTCGAAGGGCTGTACAAGACACTCGTAAGCTGGTTTATAGACCAGGGATACCGGTTTGAGGAGCTGAGCCTCAAGCATAAGGTGCCAAGCCTGGCTGGAACTGAACTGGAGTATATCTGGTTCGCATGGAGGAGGCATAATGAGTATACAAAATTCTGCGTTGACATGATATTCAAGCTCTATGATGCAAAAGACCTTGATGTTATCAAGGATGGAAAGAAAAAGCGGCTTACAAAGGCGAGAATCCTGTGCGAGTTTCACGGGTATCTTGAGCTGGACTATTCCAAGCGGTTTGGAGGAAACAAATTTCTGCAGGGCTTGAATAAGTTTCTGCAGTACCAGATCCTCATGAAGCCGATGGAAGGGGTCATCGGAAGCATGTGGTGGGATGAACTGTACTACAGGACATTGAAGCTTCATGCTGTGATAAAGGAGTACCTTGCTCTGGAAGCAAAAGGGAATGCCTATTTTGATATGTGGTGAAGATGGTAGAAAGAGAGACAGTCATTGACAAGCTTCGCTTGACGTATGAAGGGTTGTTTGTTGCTACAGACCTCTATCAGATGATTGATAACTGGTTCAGGCAGAAGGCGTATGATAAGAGGGAGAATAAGAATATCGAGAAGGTCACCCCTGATGGAAAATACATAGAAATCGAGCTTGAGCCCTGGAAGAAGATTACAGACTACGCCAGGATCGTGATTAAGATCCGGCTTATCATGAATGATGTCAAGGAGATAGAGATGGAGAAGGACGGGCTCAAGGTGAGGATGAACCAGGGCAAGGTGCATGTCGTCATGGATTCATATCTTGAGACTGATTATGAGAACCGCTGGGAGGGGTCTCCTGTCTTTTATTTCATACGGGTTATTTTTGACAAGTTTATTTTTAAGCCGCTGACTGGAGGATGGAAGAGCGAGGTTGTGCATGACACCAACCACCTGTACGGCCAGATCAGGTCGTTCCTGAACCTGTATAAGTTCTCTACTGAAACCTTCACAGCTCCGCGGCCGCAGTATAATGCGCCGTAATGTTTTTAAATGAGGTTCCTTTCTTTGGGAATAACGTTTGAGCGCCTCCGTAGCATAGTAGCTATTGCATCTGACTTGTATATACTAAAGGAATCAGAAGGTCGCGAGTGCAATTCTCGCCGGAGGCTTAATTATGCACCTTTTTGTTGTCCCTATGCTCTTTAAAGTCCCTTGCAAGGGAATTAAAGCTTCTTTGCATGTTTCTGATGTCGTGTTTATTGCCAGTTGAAGTTCTGAGCAGGGCTCCTGTTAATCCTATATTGAATATCACCAGCGACAAGATTATGTCCTCAATTGCCCATGAGCCTCCTGCCAATGCTCTTAGTATCTGATATGCAATGTAAATCCCTAATAGGGCCAATACAATATACAAAGATAATTCCAGCCTATCTCGTTTATTTTTGTGCATGCTTATCCGCCTAACCTTTTTATCAAGAGTATTGTTAAAAGGATTATTAAGAGAATTATTACAAAATAAAGAAATTTAATCTGGCCTTTTTTCATCTTATTGAGGAAAAGAGCGGGCTATTTAACTGTTGTGGTGGAGAAGATTAGCCCCAATAGCTCTCTGATTTAGCCAACAAGTCCTTTAAGAATCTCTTTCCGGTCTCTGTCTTGAATTTTGGGAGGTTCCTTCCTTTGAAATACTCAAGATACTTGAGGCTGTTCTCCTTATCAAAATTTGGAGGTATGTGTTCCCAGTCTATCTTAGCGAGGCCGTCTGCCTCAAGGACCAATTGTGCGTTATGGCTGTCCAGCCTGTCTTTTTTATAATGATGGCCGATTAGAGTTGTGATCTCTTTTACTTCTGCTTCAGGGTATCCGAGCTTTTCCAGTATTGGCTTCGCAAGTTTTGCTCCGATTTCATCGTGGGATTGCTTGCTTTTCATGAGATCATCAAAGGTGTAGCCTTTTTTGAGCTTTGGATAGCCGATGTCATGGAGGTACATGGTTGAGACAAGAATGCGTTCGTCTCCGCCTTCAGCATCGATAAGCTCTCTCATCCAGTGAACGGTTAGAAGGGTGTGGGGGATATCCCAATCAGGTTTTCCGTCCTTGAGGTAGGCTACTGCTTCAGATTTCAGCTTTTCTTCTGTTTCTGCATCTAATCTCATTATTTCGGAGGTGATTCGCTAACAATAATTCTTAACTTTGGTTCAACTTTCGGATCAAGCCGCAAGTTCCTAAGCTCATAGCTCTTTATGCCCATCTTCTCTGCGTATACCTTTGCAGCCTGCTCTGACCTGAAGGTCTTGGGCCTCTTCTTTTTCGAGCCCTTGTGAGTCCCCCGGAGCCTGCAGCGCTTCATAAGACCACTTGCCATGCTAAACGGGGCTTCTCTGGCTCTTTTAAAGGTTTTGTTTTTTGACGGCGCATGGCACTTGTGAAGCAGCATCCAACAATTTTATATACTTCCGGCAGCTGGAGAAGGATATGCCCACTGCCTGCATCATTGACGGATTCAGCGGATGCATGCTGAACAGCTGGGATTCGCAGCTTTTCCATAAGTTCTTTGCGATGAATAACTGGAAGGTTGTTTCTGACTGGAAGGATGCTGATCTTGTTCTGCTGAATACCTGCGCTTTTGTGAAGAGCGTTGAGGACAAGGTTGTGCAGAGGATTATTGAGATCAAGGCTGAATTAAGACAAAACCAGAGGATGGTTGTTGCTGGCTGCTTTCCAAAAATCAATGATGAAAGGCTGAGAGAGATCTTTGAAGGAGTCAGTTTTGGGCCAAGAGAAAACACACAACTGAATAAGATTATTGATGCCCAGGTTAAGATTGAAGATGTCAGGATAAATCGATTGGAAGAGCAGTACCTGAACGGCGCGCCGAGCTCAAGATTCTACATCAAGATTGAAGATGGATGTTTGGGGAACTGCAGCTTCTGCGCGATTAAGGCTGCGAAAGGGAACCTGAAGAGCATTGAGCCTGAAAGGATTCTGGAGCAGTTCAGGAAAGGCAGGGAGGTTGGGTATAAGGAATTTGTTTTGCTTGGGGATGATATCGGGTGCTATGGAAGGGATATCAGGACAAATCTGGTTGAATTGCTGAAGAGGATTGTCCAGCAAGACGGGGAATTTTACCTTTTCCTTCATTTTGTCCAGCCGAACTGGTTTCTCGATATGATTGATGGGTTTAGGGACGTGTTTGCAACAGGCAAGGTTACGGTGCTCAATATTCCGATACAATCAGGGAATGACCGGGTATTGAGGCTGATGCGGAGGCCGTATTCCATGAAAGAGGTTCTGCCAGTGATGCAGAAGATTAAGGCGGAGTTTCCCTCTGTACTCCTTCAGACACACGTCATTGTTGGTTTTCCCGGCGAGACCTATGCAGAGTTCCTGGATAGCCTTGAAGCTGCAAAATATTTTGATGTTGTGAAGTTCTTTGGATTTTCTGAAAGGCCAGGAAGGAAGAGCGTCCTGAGTTCAGAGGCAAAGCTGCACCGGCAGGCTGCATTTGGGCTGATTGAGGGGCAGATTGAAGAGGGGAAGGGGACTTATTTGATTGTGCAGGGTTAGGTTTAAATAGGATTGCACACTTTCTGCAGCCATGACAGACATCCAGAAGGCCTATGAGGGGCTGAGGAAGAGGCATCCTGAGCTGCCACTCTTCTCAGAAGTTGATTCGTTGTTTGAGATCTCTAACATGGAGAAGGAGAGATTTCTGCTCAGGTCAATCCGCCGGTCTATCCTCGAGGAGATCGAATATCTGCTGCACAGCATGGAGCCGGTTTTCCAGCCTGAGAACTCTGTTGCAGGGATGCACGAGTGCAGATTTTTGCAGGAGGATGAGAAGCAGCGTTTTTTTGACCTCTACAGAAAACTTGCAGCACTGCATCGGAAAGGGATTGCTGCTGCGCTGAGGTATCAGGAAGATGAAGAGGCTGCATTTATCGCATCAGTATGCCGGGTGTGGAAGCCGCTGGCTGCAGATGTCGCCACCTACTTGGCAAAGATTGCTGGCGTATGGGAGAGAGAATCGGAATCTGAAGAAAAAGCAGGGTATTTTGGATGAAGATTGTTGTGATGGGGCCCCAGGGCTCTGGAAAAGGAACGCAAGCGGAGAGAATTGTAAAAGAGTATAAAATCCCCCATATCTCCACAGGGGATATTCTCAGGAAGAATATTGCTGATAAGACCCCTCTTGGAAAGACTGCAAAGTTGCATATTGACAAAGGAGAGCTTGTTCCTGACGCTGTAGTCAATGATATGGTACAGGAAAGGCTCGGCAAGAAGGACTGCAAAAAAGGATATCTGCTTGACGGCTATCCGAGAACATTGAACCAGGCAAAGGCATTGGAGAGGTATGACAAGGTGGAAAAGGTGTTTTTGCTTGAGGTTCCTGACGAGGTTTCTGTCAGGCGATTAAGTGCCAGAAGGCAGTGCTCAACGTGCGGCAAGATATTCGGGATCGATATCCCTCCGAAGAGGGAGGGAGTATGCGACAGCTGCAAAGGCAGATTATTCCAGAGGGATGATGATATGCCTGAGAAAATCAATACCCGGCTCAAGGAATACCACAAGGAAACAGAGCCTTTGGTTGGGTTCTATGGAAAAAGGATTGTTAGGCTGGATGGAACCAAGCCGATTGATGCTGTGTTTAAGGAGATTGCCAAGGTTTTGGAGGGATTGAGGTGAGGGGAGCGAAGTGCTATCTTGCAAACGAATTGGGTTTTTCTGAGACAGGAAGGTATGTTCTGGATACGTTGTTGAGATAATCTTTTACCCTTTATCTCCTTTAAGCAACTCTTCCGGCACCTTAAGGGTTCCTTCTGAAAAAACAATATCTTTGCACTGGGAAATGGCTTCCTTGCATATGGCCATCATCTTATCATAATTTTGCTCGATTTCCTTAATTTCAATAGATGTGCTGTATCTTGCTTTTTCCCTCTCATCAACATCTGACTGTCCTTCCTTTTCCCTATAAACCGTTATTCTCTTAATAAAATCAGGATCATAGCTTATAATGGATTGATCTTTTACATATTCCAAGAAGAGCGCTGTGCATCTTTGATTTCTGCTCTCGACTCCGAATTTGGACAAGATGGCTAATGCACAATAATAAAGGGTATAAAACCATTCTTCAGGCAGTTTGTAATCAAATCCTTGTTCCTTGTATAATGTACATAGCTCCAGATTCTTTTTTGCTTTTGTTATATATCCCTCTGCTTCTTTTAAGCTTGGTTTGATTGCCAGAAGACCTTTATGCTTCTTCCATTTTTTCTCATCTCTAAGAGCAGATGCAAAGCAAGCTCTCAAATTTTCCAAAGTCATTCTGACAGCGCCTTTACAAATTTGATAAAAGTCTCCTGTCCAAACAGGACAATGCCTTTTTTTACAGCATCTAGGTATGCCTTGTTTTGTTCTTTCAATTCTTTCTTAAATTCTTTTTGCGTCAGATTGATTGAATGTATTTTTTTGCTTTGTGTTTCCTGCATCTTAAACACCACATCATTAACTTTACCAAGATTCTTTTCCTTGGCAATTCCGATTATATCAATATCATTTGCTTCTTTGCCGTAGAGTATGCTTCCATAGAGTATCAAAAACTCGACCTTTTGCTGCAAGCTTGAAAAGTCATACAGCCATCTTTTGTATTTTAAAGTTTCTTGGGTCAAGGAGAGCGCCAAAGTTTTCTCTGTCAAGATATTGCCCCAGTTCAGTTTTATTGTGCTTGTGCTTGTTTTTCCGCTCCCAACAGGCTCGATAAGTATCAGACTGTCCTTTTCAAGCTTTTTGAGAATTTTCCATGTGCCCCACCTGCTCATCTTTAGCTCTTTTGCTAAAGACGTGGCAGTATGCCTGCTAAAATCCTTCAGCAAGATATTCATAATTTTTTGTGATTTGCTCATTATCTTCATTTTGTTGATAGTTGTCAACAGATGGTTGATAGGATATATAAACCTTCCTATTTTGAATTAAGAAAAAAGGTATCTAATAAGCACGGTTGCATAAGCTCCTTTTGGCAGGGAGAATTCAAGTTTTACGGTTTCTTTTGAATCATGCAGTATCTTGAAGCCTGTACAGGTTTCGAATGCGTTTCTTTCCGTGCCTTCAGAGCTGAGCTCAGGGAGCTGGGGGATGATGAAGTCTCTTGTGGTTAGGTTTTCTTTTTTTAGGATGGGATTAATGAGACTTTCATTGGTGCCAAAGCCAATCAAGGGCAGTTTTTTATTCTTTACATTTTTTGATTTTGATTTGTTTTCTATTGATCTGCATTTTTTTGGCATATGTTCTATTAATTTTTCTTTTTTTGGTTTATTCTCCATTGATTTAGGTTTAATTGAGGCTTCTTCTGTTGGATCCCTTTTAATTGAGTCTTTTAATAATTCATTAAATAGCTTAGACTGGTAGGCATGGATGAATAGTCTTAATATTTTTGAGGGCATCTTCCTTAGGCAGCCTATTGCATCTGAGGGCTGGGTTTCAAAGTGCTCTCTCATCTTCTTTTCATAGCTTCCTTTGTGCTTCAGGAGAAGAGTTACCGCTTTGCTAAACTCTTGTTTTACTATGCACTTACCTATCTCTGCGTTGTCATTTGAGAATCTTTGCTCTCCGAATACGTTCGGGAAGACTATTGTTGCGTTTCTTGTATTTTTAAGGAATACTTTGTGCTCTTCAGGGGTTATCTCCCTTATGGTAATCTCAAACTGGTTTCCTTCGTGGTCTCCTAAGGAGATGGGCTCATGTAAGGAGCCTTTGTATTCTATCTTTAGGTTAGCATCATCAATGTCTCTTGCTTTCTTTCCTTTGATCGAGATATACTGTTCGGTTCTTGCTCTTTTGTCCTTGTTTCCTGCATAGCCAAAGCTGGATTCGGGGAGATTGAGGATCCTGGAGAGCCTTGAGATGGCTTCGGGTGTTGAACGGTTGGTCTTGGAGAGGAGGTAGATATGGTAATTTCCGCCTTTTTCCAGGATGCCCTCTATTGGAAATATCTCCTTTACGATGAAGTCTTCAGGGGATTCTTTAAGCTTCATAGAGCCCGGGGATAAAAAGGCTTATAAAAAGGTTGAGGCTTTGCTCTGATGTGCGCCTGTAGCTCAGTCTGGATACCGGAAAAACTCCAGCTTTTCGGGATTGGCCGGTAGGACAAATAGAGCGAAAGGTTCCTAACCTTTAGGTCGGGGGTTCAAATCCTCCCAGGCGCGCTTCACAGTTAATTATAAAAGCTCCGAGTTTGTAATCTATTCCATGTTCTCTCCAATCTACATCAGCGAAGGGCTTCGGATGTTCAGAAGGAAGCTGCGGGTCCAGGGAAGAGGATTTAAGCAGTATCCTGGAGATGCAGCGGACATTTGCAGGCAGATCATTGAGGACTGCTGGAATGGAAGATATTTCCAGACTTCAACAGGCCACTTCTGCGAGTTCTGGGTAAGGGATTTCAGCTGGTGCTGCAGGCCATTGCTTCGGCTGGGGTATAAGGAAGAAGTCAGGAAGACATTGGAGTACGCTCTGGGGATATATTCAAGGTGTGGAAGGGTGACTACTACGATATCTCCCAGAGGCGGGCCATTTGATTTTCCTAATTTCTCTCCTGATTCTTTGGCTTCTTTGATTCTTTGCTTAAATCAGGCTAAAGCTAAATCATTGATTTCTGGATACAAGGATTTTCTCAATAAAAAGATTTCTGAGTATGAGGAGAAGGTTTTGGACAGGGAAACAGGGCTTGTTAGACAAGGAATTCCTTTCTCTTCCATAAAGGATCATGCCAGGAGGAGCTCTTCATGCTATAATAATGTCATGCTTGCGATGCTTGCAAGGGAGATTAAGAAAACTTCATTGGATAACCCCTTCAGGGGATTTAATTTTAAGAAGAGG comes from the Candidatus Nanoarchaeia archaeon genome and includes:
- the truD gene encoding tRNA pseudouridine(13) synthase TruD; its protein translation is MKLKESPEDFIVKEIFPIEGILEKGGNYHIYLLSKTNRSTPEAISRLSRILNLPESSFGYAGNKDKRARTEQYISIKGKKARDIDDANLKIEYKGSLHEPISLGDHEGNQFEITIREITPEEHKVFLKNTRNATIVFPNVFGEQRFSNDNAEIGKCIVKQEFSKAVTLLLKHKGSYEKKMREHFETQPSDAIGCLRKMPSKILRLFIHAYQSKLFNELLKDSIKRDPTEEASIKPKSMENKPKKEKLIEHMPKKCRSIENKSKSKNVKNKKLPLIGFGTNESLINPILKKENLTTRDFIIPQLPELSSEGTERNAFETCTGFKILHDSKETVKLEFSLPKGAYATVLIRYLFS
- a CDS encoding adenylate kinase, whose protein sequence is MKIVVMGPQGSGKGTQAERIVKEYKIPHISTGDILRKNIADKTPLGKTAKLHIDKGELVPDAVVNDMVQERLGKKDCKKGYLLDGYPRTLNQAKALERYDKVEKVFLLEVPDEVSVRRLSARRQCSTCGKIFGIDIPPKREGVCDSCKGRLFQRDDDMPEKINTRLKEYHKETEPLVGFYGKRIVRLDGTKPIDAVFKEIAKVLEGLR
- a CDS encoding MiaB/RimO family radical SAM methylthiotransferase codes for the protein MPTACIIDGFSGCMLNSWDSQLFHKFFAMNNWKVVSDWKDADLVLLNTCAFVKSVEDKVVQRIIEIKAELRQNQRMVVAGCFPKINDERLREIFEGVSFGPRENTQLNKIIDAQVKIEDVRINRLEEQYLNGAPSSRFYIKIEDGCLGNCSFCAIKAAKGNLKSIEPERILEQFRKGREVGYKEFVLLGDDIGCYGRDIRTNLVELLKRIVQQDGEFYLFLHFVQPNWFLDMIDGFRDVFATGKVTVLNIPIQSGNDRVLRLMRRPYSMKEVLPVMQKIKAEFPSVLLQTHVIVGFPGETYAEFLDSLEAAKYFDVVKFFGFSERPGRKSVLSSEAKLHRQAAFGLIEGQIEEGKGTYLIVQG
- a CDS encoding HD domain-containing protein, with product MRLDAETEEKLKSEAVAYLKDGKPDWDIPHTLLTVHWMRELIDAEGGDERILVSTMYLHDIGYPKLKKGYTFDDLMKSKQSHDEIGAKLAKPILEKLGYPEAEVKEITTLIGHHYKKDRLDSHNAQLVLEADGLAKIDWEHIPPNFDKENSLKYLEYFKGRNLPKFKTETGKRFLKDLLAKSESYWG
- a CDS encoding winged helix-turn-helix domain-containing protein, which produces MTTINKMKIMSKSQKIMNILLKDFSRHTATSLAKELKMSRWGTWKILKKLEKDSLILIEPVGSGKTSTSTIKLNWGNILTEKTLALSLTQETLKYKRWLYDFSSLQQKVEFLILYGSILYGKEANDIDIIGIAKEKNLGKVNDVVFKMQETQSKKIHSINLTQKEFKKELKEQNKAYLDAVKKGIVLFGQETFIKFVKALSE